A genomic segment from Pseudomonas sp. S09G 359 encodes:
- the benB gene encoding benzoate 1,2-dioxygenase small subunit: MSLSRDQLLGFLYREARLLDDRQWDEWLACYSPKAEFWMPAWDDYDTLTEDPQREISLIYYPNRDGLEDRIFRIKTERSSASTPEPRTVHMLCNLEVLADEGAQVDLRFNWHTLSHRYKTTDSYFGTSFYRLDIGGEQPLITRKKVVLKNDYIHQVIDIYHI, encoded by the coding sequence ATGAGCCTGTCGCGTGACCAGTTGCTGGGCTTTCTCTACCGCGAAGCGCGCTTGCTCGACGACCGCCAATGGGATGAGTGGCTGGCGTGTTACTCCCCCAAGGCCGAGTTCTGGATGCCCGCCTGGGACGACTACGACACCCTTACTGAAGACCCGCAGCGGGAAATCTCGCTGATCTACTACCCCAACCGTGACGGCCTAGAAGACCGCATCTTCCGGATCAAGACCGAGCGCTCCAGTGCCAGTACGCCCGAGCCGCGCACCGTGCACATGCTCTGCAACCTCGAAGTGCTGGCCGACGAAGGCGCGCAAGTGGACCTGCGTTTCAACTGGCACACCCTCAGCCACCGCTACAAGACCACCGACAGCTATTTCGGCACCTCCTTCTATCGCCTCGATATCGGCGGCGAACAGCCGCTGATCACGCGCAAGAAAGTGGTACTGAAAAACGACTACATCCACCAGGTCATCGACATCTACCACATCTGA
- a CDS encoding Rieske 2Fe-2S domain-containing protein — MISTLDRLASQLHESVQEDPASGVFRCRRDIFTDPDLFALEMKHIFEGGWIYLAHESQVPAINDYFTTWIGRQPVVITRDKHGSLHGLVNACAHRGAMLCRRKQGNKGSFTCPFHGWTFSNAGKLLKVKDAKTGAYPDSFDCDGSHDLKRLARFENYRGFLFGSLSDAVPELSDYLGETRVIIDQMVDQAPLGLEVLRGSSSYVYDGNWKLQIENGADGYHVSSVHWNYSATMGRRNYEAEGTRTVDANGWSKSLGGVYAFEHGHILLWTRLLNPEVRPVHAHREALTERLGQARADFIVDQTRNLCLYPNVYLMDQFSTQIRVVRPLAVDKTEVTIYCMAPIGESAQERATRIRQYEDFFNVSGMGTPDDLEEFRACQTGYQGASSLWNDLSRGAKQWVEGADENALAMGMHPQLSGVKTEDEGLFVRQHAHWAQSLQRAIQREQQGLIASDREVQP; from the coding sequence ATGATCAGTACACTCGACCGACTCGCCAGCCAATTGCACGAGTCCGTACAGGAAGACCCCGCCAGTGGGGTGTTCCGCTGCCGCCGCGACATCTTCACTGACCCCGACCTGTTTGCCCTGGAGATGAAACACATCTTTGAGGGCGGCTGGATCTACCTGGCCCATGAAAGCCAGGTGCCCGCGATCAACGACTATTTCACCACCTGGATCGGCCGCCAACCGGTGGTCATCACCCGTGACAAACACGGCAGCTTGCATGGCCTGGTCAATGCGTGTGCGCATCGCGGCGCCATGCTGTGCCGGCGCAAACAAGGCAACAAAGGTTCATTCACCTGCCCATTCCATGGCTGGACCTTCAGCAACGCCGGCAAGCTGCTCAAAGTCAAAGACGCCAAGACCGGCGCCTACCCGGACAGCTTCGACTGCGATGGCTCCCATGACCTCAAGCGCCTGGCGCGTTTCGAAAACTACCGTGGTTTCCTGTTTGGCAGCCTCAGCGACGCGGTGCCGGAACTGAGCGACTACCTGGGCGAAACCCGCGTCATCATCGACCAGATGGTGGACCAGGCCCCCCTGGGCCTGGAGGTGCTGCGCGGCAGTTCATCCTACGTCTACGACGGTAACTGGAAACTGCAGATCGAGAACGGCGCGGACGGTTACCACGTCAGCTCGGTGCACTGGAACTACTCGGCGACCATGGGCCGGCGCAACTATGAGGCCGAAGGCACGCGCACTGTCGACGCCAATGGCTGGTCGAAAAGCCTGGGTGGCGTCTACGCCTTCGAGCACGGGCATATCCTGCTCTGGACGCGCCTGCTCAACCCCGAGGTGCGCCCGGTGCATGCGCACCGTGAGGCGCTTACCGAACGCCTGGGCCAGGCGCGGGCCGACTTTATCGTCGACCAGACCCGCAATCTCTGCCTCTATCCCAATGTGTACCTGATGGACCAGTTCTCAACCCAGATCCGTGTGGTGCGCCCCCTCGCGGTGGACAAAACCGAAGTGACGATTTATTGCATGGCGCCCATCGGCGAGAGTGCCCAGGAGCGCGCCACGCGGATTCGCCAGTACGAAGATTTCTTCAACGTGAGCGGCATGGGCACCCCGGATGACCTGGAAGAGTTCCGTGCCTGCCAGACCGGTTACCAGGGCGCGAGCAGCCTGTGGAACGACCTCAGTCGTGGCGCTAAACAGTGGGTGGAAGGCGCTGATGAAAATGCCTTGGCCATGGGCATGCACCCGCAGCTCAGCGGGGTGAAAACCGAGGACGAGGGCTTGTTCGTGCGCCAGCACGCGCACTGGGCCCAAAGCCTGCAGCGCGCGATCCAGCGCGAACAGCAAGGGCTGATCGCCAGTGACCGGGAGGTGCAGCCATGA
- a CDS encoding AraC family transcriptional regulator has product MTVLLSERSQIFQRADAYAVSDYVNQHVGSHCIRLPPKGRPEASISHRTFASLDLCRISYGAPVRVTSVALETIYHLQILLSGHCRSSARGKDDVFGPGEILLINPDDPVDLTYSADCEKFIIKLPVRLLENACLEQHWSLPQVGIRFATARHALSEMGGFLPLLGLICHEAENAAEPHMQGLYERIVANKLLALLASNVLRVIPQAAHGGGFEAVREYIEQHLGDDISVEQLMAVAKVSERSLYSLFERQVGLSPRDYVRRCKLERVHARLQLSSTRSVTEVALDHGFVHLGRFSEAYRKRFGELPSQTWKRHR; this is encoded by the coding sequence ATGACCGTGCTATTGAGTGAGCGCAGCCAGATATTCCAGCGTGCCGATGCCTATGCTGTGTCGGACTACGTCAACCAGCATGTGGGCAGCCACTGTATTCGCCTGCCGCCCAAGGGGCGCCCCGAGGCGAGTATCAGCCACCGCACTTTCGCCAGCCTGGATTTGTGCCGCATCAGCTACGGCGCGCCGGTACGGGTCACATCGGTGGCGCTGGAAACCATCTATCACTTGCAGATTCTGTTGAGCGGGCATTGCCGCTCCAGTGCCCGTGGCAAGGATGACGTGTTCGGGCCGGGGGAAATCCTGCTGATCAACCCGGATGACCCGGTGGACCTGACCTATTCCGCCGATTGCGAGAAATTCATCATCAAGCTGCCGGTGCGCCTGCTGGAGAATGCCTGCCTTGAGCAGCACTGGAGCCTGCCGCAGGTGGGCATCCGCTTCGCGACGGCCCGCCATGCGCTCAGCGAAATGGGCGGCTTCCTGCCGTTGCTCGGGCTGATCTGCCATGAGGCGGAAAACGCCGCCGAGCCACATATGCAAGGCCTATACGAGCGCATCGTGGCGAACAAGCTGCTGGCATTGCTGGCCAGCAACGTGTTGCGCGTGATCCCCCAGGCTGCTCACGGCGGTGGCTTTGAAGCGGTGCGCGAATATATCGAGCAGCACCTGGGCGATGACATCAGCGTTGAGCAGTTGATGGCGGTGGCCAAGGTCAGCGAGCGCTCGTTGTATAGCCTGTTTGAACGCCAGGTGGGGCTGTCGCCGCGCGACTATGTGCGCCGCTGCAAGCTCGAACGGGTGCACGCCCGTCTGCAATTGAGCAGCACGCGCAGCGTCACCGAGGTGGCGCTGGACCACGGCTTCGTGCACCTGGGGCGGTTTTCCGAGGCCTATCGAAAACGCTTCGGCGAGCTGCCGTCGCAGACCTGGAAACGCCATCGTTAG
- a CDS encoding TonB-dependent siderophore receptor, with the protein MPDITSPAPLKKFHLSLLTSSLLLAAAPSFAETATEDAKLGTVTVISTGLRGQARTVADSPAPIDVINSEQLLKTGRAELSEAIAKLLPSFNFGTNIAGYNSVTRPLSNRSLGPAYTLVLVNGKRRHNGATGQRGSIDNSGANAVDIDLIPVSSVDHIEVLKDSAAAQYGSDAVAGVINIILKSANNGGHLETSYGQLYSGQGETIKVAGDQGFKLGDGGFFHFSADARKRGEASWNDKADSSVRAFNDPAKEAAWDRVAIKNGDPDLKAFNLAYNAELPLEDLTLYSFSTYGERDAEAANYFRLPTGTAAVPEVFPDGYYPLNNIKDRDYQLLFGGKGQLAEWKWDLSTTYGRNNVHHSSDLNINPSLGTASPTKFDNLATFRFEQWVNNLDFTRRYDSLFNLTSPVQVSAGLEHRWEHFSTFAGDPEAYITGTYPAASGAQAAVTIRPEDEVSLIRNNYAGYLDLGFDLTERWFLDVAGRVEHYDDDSGNTFGLKVNSRYELTDTVAVRGTVGTGFRAPSLTQIGYTVADNRVATDVNGNVVPAVTRLTPSGSNLAKALGGDDLKPEKSRNLGLGLTWQPAPRTSITADAYLIDIDDRIALTSNIYDRGNGAINAILAAQGVPTGTWVNYYTNAFDTRTRGLDVVADHTTPLDAWGEVRWSLGFNWNKTTIEGTPDTPAALANSGVTLVGRDREGDLTDATPKTKWILGANWKVDDLAVNLQTARYGAVKTLAVNPTGDRSFGAKWITDLDVSYTFVDSLTVSIGGTNIFDVRPDRHAVYSNLGLAPYGNPPFYPGGGYWYTKLAYDF; encoded by the coding sequence ATGCCAGACATCACAAGCCCCGCGCCGCTGAAAAAATTCCACCTGTCGTTGTTGACCAGCTCCCTGCTCCTGGCCGCCGCGCCCTCCTTTGCCGAGACCGCGACCGAAGACGCCAAGCTCGGCACCGTCACCGTGATTTCCACCGGCTTGCGTGGCCAAGCGCGCACCGTGGCCGACAGCCCGGCGCCGATTGACGTGATCAACAGCGAGCAGTTGCTCAAGACCGGCCGTGCCGAGTTGTCCGAGGCGATTGCCAAGCTGCTGCCCTCCTTCAACTTCGGTACCAATATCGCCGGCTACAACTCGGTGACCCGCCCCCTCAGCAATCGCAGCCTCGGCCCGGCCTACACCCTGGTGCTGGTCAACGGCAAACGCCGCCATAACGGTGCCACCGGCCAGCGCGGCTCGATCGATAACAGCGGCGCGAATGCCGTGGACATCGACCTGATCCCGGTCAGCTCGGTCGACCATATCGAAGTGCTCAAGGACAGTGCCGCCGCCCAGTACGGCTCGGATGCGGTGGCCGGGGTGATCAATATCATCCTCAAGTCCGCCAACAACGGCGGCCACCTGGAGACCAGCTATGGCCAGTTGTATTCCGGCCAGGGCGAAACCATCAAGGTCGCCGGCGACCAGGGTTTCAAACTCGGCGATGGCGGTTTTTTCCACTTCTCCGCCGATGCACGCAAACGTGGCGAAGCCTCCTGGAACGACAAGGCCGACAGCAGCGTACGGGCCTTCAACGACCCGGCCAAGGAAGCCGCCTGGGACCGGGTGGCAATCAAGAACGGTGACCCCGACCTCAAGGCCTTCAACCTCGCCTACAACGCCGAGCTGCCCCTGGAAGACCTGACGCTGTATTCCTTTTCCACCTACGGCGAGCGCGATGCCGAAGCGGCCAACTATTTCCGCCTGCCGACCGGCACCGCTGCCGTGCCCGAGGTATTCCCCGACGGCTACTACCCCCTGAACAACATCAAGGACCGCGACTACCAGTTGCTGTTCGGTGGCAAGGGCCAACTGGCCGAGTGGAAATGGGACCTGAGCACCACCTACGGGCGCAACAATGTCCACCATTCCAGCGACCTGAACATCAACCCGTCGCTGGGCACGGCCTCGCCGACCAAATTCGACAACCTGGCCACCTTCCGCTTCGAGCAGTGGGTCAACAACCTCGACTTTACCCGCCGCTACGACAGCCTGTTCAACCTGACTTCGCCGGTGCAGGTGTCGGCCGGCCTGGAACATCGCTGGGAGCATTTCAGCACCTTCGCCGGCGACCCCGAGGCCTATATCACCGGCACCTACCCCGCGGCGTCGGGCGCGCAGGCGGCAGTGACCATTCGCCCCGAAGATGAAGTCAGCCTGATCCGCAACAACTACGCCGGCTACCTCGACCTGGGCTTCGACCTCACCGAACGCTGGTTCCTCGATGTGGCCGGGCGGGTCGAACATTACGACGATGACTCGGGCAACACCTTCGGCCTGAAAGTGAATTCACGCTATGAGCTGACCGACACCGTGGCGGTGCGGGGCACCGTCGGTACCGGTTTCCGTGCGCCGTCGCTGACGCAGATCGGCTACACCGTGGCCGACAACCGCGTGGCCACCGACGTCAATGGCAACGTAGTACCGGCGGTCACCCGCCTGACCCCCTCGGGCAGCAACCTGGCCAAGGCCCTGGGCGGCGATGACCTCAAGCCGGAGAAGTCACGCAACCTGGGCCTGGGCCTGACCTGGCAACCCGCGCCGCGCACCAGCATCACCGCCGACGCCTACCTGATCGACATCGATGACCGCATCGCCCTGACCAGCAATATCTACGACCGTGGCAACGGCGCGATCAACGCCATCCTGGCCGCCCAGGGCGTGCCCACCGGCACCTGGGTCAACTACTACACCAACGCCTTCGACACCCGTACGCGTGGCCTGGACGTGGTCGCCGACCACACCACGCCGCTGGATGCCTGGGGCGAGGTGCGCTGGAGCCTGGGCTTCAACTGGAACAAGACCACGATCGAAGGCACCCCGGATACCCCGGCAGCGCTGGCCAATTCCGGCGTGACCCTGGTGGGCCGCGACCGCGAGGGCGACCTCACCGATGCCACGCCGAAGACCAAGTGGATCCTGGGCGCCAATTGGAAGGTCGACGACTTGGCGGTCAACCTGCAAACCGCCCGCTATGGCGCAGTCAAGACCCTGGCGGTCAACCCCACGGGCGACCGCAGCTTCGGCGCCAAATGGATCACTGACCTCGACGTCAGCTACACCTTCGTCGACAGCCTGACCGTAAGCATCGGCGGCACCAACATCTTCGACGTGCGCCCCGACCGGCACGCCGTCTACAGCAACCTGGGCCTGGCGCCGTATGGCAACCCGCCGTTCTACCCGGGTGGCGGCTACTGGTACACCAAGCTGGCCTACGACTTCTGA
- a CDS encoding ABC transporter substrate-binding protein: MSRLLAPCALAISLAACSPSGDQAQANKTLNIAFFGDNTTLVSVDPFQVYWLEHRVLLRNVAESLTDQDPATGKIIPWLAKSWEISDDALTYTFHLRDNVTFSNGERFDAKAVKTAFDSDKALATALPATFGATYLAGYDHAEVVDDFTVKLVLAKPNAGFLQATSTTNLAILAPASYALTVKERSLGKIIGTGPFVLASYTPEVGAHLTKRKGYAWPSANMKNPGEAHLDAVDVSYIPEESVRNGLFLQGKADILWPRNPFSEVDLKLFQSKGATIQSRSLPGPALNLYPNTRGERILADQQVRLAVQKSIDRKSYASTVYNAEFPVVDGIFDVTTPYFKSQGAKLAYDPAGAERLLDQAGWAKGADGYRSKNGKRLSLSYNISPAETAGDVLIQDQLRKVGIELKLSVVTRAEWVANNSAGNYDLTINYMTRADPIILQTILDPRSANSSTVATNTYEPAVLDKAKGLFDAGITATQGAQRAAAYGDLQDLLIDASSAFPVYERVWQAATSPKVKNFRWTAEGFALLGDIEIGTP, translated from the coding sequence ATGAGCCGTCTGCTGGCCCCCTGCGCCCTGGCGATAAGCCTGGCCGCCTGTTCACCTTCGGGTGACCAGGCGCAGGCGAACAAAACCCTGAATATTGCCTTCTTCGGCGACAACACCACCCTGGTCAGCGTTGACCCCTTCCAGGTCTACTGGCTGGAACACCGGGTGCTGTTGCGCAATGTCGCCGAGTCACTCACCGACCAGGACCCGGCCACCGGCAAGATCATCCCCTGGCTGGCCAAAAGCTGGGAGATCAGTGACGACGCGCTGACCTACACCTTCCACCTGCGCGACAACGTCACCTTCAGCAACGGCGAGCGCTTCGACGCCAAGGCGGTGAAAACCGCTTTCGACAGCGACAAGGCGCTGGCCACCGCACTGCCGGCGACGTTCGGTGCCACTTACCTGGCGGGTTATGACCACGCTGAAGTGGTCGACGACTTCACTGTCAAGCTGGTGCTGGCCAAGCCCAACGCGGGCTTTCTGCAGGCCACGTCCACCACCAACCTGGCCATCCTCGCACCCGCCTCCTACGCACTGACGGTCAAGGAGCGGTCACTGGGCAAGATCATCGGCACCGGGCCGTTTGTGCTCGCCAGCTACACGCCGGAAGTCGGCGCGCACCTGACCAAGCGCAAGGGTTACGCCTGGCCCTCGGCGAATATGAAGAACCCGGGTGAGGCGCACCTGGACGCCGTAGACGTCAGCTACATCCCCGAAGAGAGCGTGCGCAACGGCCTGTTCCTGCAAGGCAAGGCCGACATCCTGTGGCCGCGCAACCCGTTTTCGGAAGTCGATCTGAAGCTGTTCCAGTCCAAGGGCGCGACCATTCAAAGCCGCTCACTGCCGGGCCCGGCACTCAACCTGTACCCCAACACCCGTGGCGAACGCATCCTCGCCGACCAACAAGTGCGCCTGGCCGTGCAGAAGTCCATCGACCGTAAAAGCTACGCCAGCACCGTGTATAACGCCGAGTTCCCGGTGGTGGACGGCATTTTCGACGTGACCACGCCCTACTTCAAAAGCCAGGGTGCCAAGCTCGCCTACGACCCGGCAGGTGCCGAACGCCTGCTCGACCAAGCCGGCTGGGCCAAGGGCGCGGACGGTTATCGCAGCAAAAACGGCAAGCGCCTGAGCCTGAGCTACAACATCAGCCCGGCCGAAACCGCCGGTGACGTACTGATCCAGGACCAACTGCGCAAGGTCGGTATCGAGTTGAAACTCAGCGTGGTGACCCGCGCCGAATGGGTCGCCAACAACTCCGCCGGCAACTACGACCTGACCATCAACTACATGACCCGCGCCGACCCAATCATCCTGCAAACCATCCTCGACCCGCGCAGCGCCAACAGTTCCACCGTGGCCACCAACACCTATGAACCGGCGGTCCTGGATAAAGCCAAAGGCTTGTTTGATGCCGGCATCACCGCCACCCAAGGCGCACAACGTGCCGCTGCCTACGGTGACCTGCAGGACCTGCTGATCGATGCAAGCTCGGCGTTCCCGGTGTACGAGCGTGTCTGGCAGGCGGCGACGTCGCCCAAGGTTAAAAACTTCCGCTGGACCGCCGAGGGCTTCGCGCTACTGGGTGATATCGAGATCGGCACCCCATGA
- the benC gene encoding benzoate 1,2-dioxygenase electron transfer component BenC, with protein sequence MTYAIALNFEDGVTRFIDCKAGEKVLDAAFRQRINLPMDCSDGVCGTCKCRCETGAYDLGDDYIEDALSEDEAQARQVLTCQMVPHSDCVIAVPMASSACKTGTGHFAATLAGITRHADAALEVSFELDQAPVFLPGQYVNIGVPESGQTRAYSFSSRPGDTRATFLIKHVPGGLMSSWLERAQPGDSVAITGPLGSFYLREVVRPLLLLAGGTGLAPFLSMLEVLAQRQETRPIRLIYGVTRDQDLVMVEALQAFTARLPDFSLVTCVADPQTTHPRQGYVTQHMADAALHGGDVDVYLCGPPPMVDAVRQHFKQQGVTPASFHYEKFTPNAVAKCDAA encoded by the coding sequence ATGACGTATGCCATCGCCCTCAACTTCGAGGATGGGGTGACCCGCTTCATCGACTGCAAGGCGGGTGAAAAGGTGCTCGATGCCGCCTTTCGCCAACGTATCAACTTGCCCATGGACTGCTCGGATGGCGTGTGCGGCACGTGCAAATGCCGCTGTGAAACCGGCGCCTACGATTTGGGCGACGACTATATCGAAGACGCCCTGAGCGAAGACGAAGCGCAGGCGCGGCAGGTGCTGACCTGCCAGATGGTGCCGCACTCCGATTGCGTGATTGCGGTGCCGATGGCGTCCAGCGCCTGTAAAACCGGTACCGGCCACTTTGCCGCGACGCTGGCCGGCATCACCCGCCATGCGGATGCCGCGCTGGAGGTGAGTTTCGAGCTGGACCAGGCGCCGGTGTTTCTACCCGGCCAGTACGTGAACATCGGCGTACCGGAGAGCGGGCAGACGCGCGCTTATTCTTTCAGCAGTCGCCCGGGCGACACCCGTGCAACCTTCCTGATCAAGCACGTGCCCGGCGGGTTGATGAGCAGCTGGCTGGAGCGCGCCCAGCCGGGCGACAGCGTGGCCATCACCGGGCCACTTGGCAGTTTTTACCTGCGTGAGGTGGTGCGGCCGCTGCTGTTACTGGCCGGGGGCACCGGCCTGGCACCGTTCCTGTCGATGCTTGAAGTACTCGCGCAGCGCCAGGAAACCCGCCCGATCAGGCTGATTTATGGCGTCACGCGGGATCAGGACCTGGTAATGGTCGAGGCGTTGCAGGCCTTCACTGCGCGCTTGCCCGACTTCAGCCTGGTGACCTGCGTGGCGGATCCACAAACCACTCACCCGCGGCAGGGCTACGTCACTCAGCACATGGCCGACGCAGCCCTGCACGGCGGCGATGTTGACGTGTACCTGTGCGGCCCGCCGCCGATGGTCGATGCGGTGCGTCAGCACTTCAAGCAACAGGGCGTGACCCCGGCCAGTTTCCATTACGAGAAATTCACCCCTAACGCCGTCGCCAAGTGCGATGCCGCCTGA
- a CDS encoding ABC transporter ATP-binding protein, with translation MVLLNRLSVFSIQARRALGLVWGTSRPLFTGLLLATIIAGLLPALAAWIGQRIVDGVVHAMQIHAAGSQAPVWPVMRYVLAEAGVLALLAAAQRALSMQQSLLRVQLGVRVNLMILEKAQTLSLLQFEDAEFHDKLVRVRQGASTRPLSLVTKGLGLVQNLISLISFAVLLVHFSPWALVILVVGALPVFFAETHFSGNAFRLFHRRAPETRQQNYLESLLSHEAHAKEVKLFGLAPLFLKRYRDNAQRLYTEDRQLTVRRDAWGLALGLLGTAAFYLAYAWVVLDTVQGQTTLGQMTMYIVLFKQGQSAITASLSAIAGLYDDSLFLSDLYEYLLTPVTVPRGRLTQGANPGDGLRCEQVGFRYPGAEQPALSHINLHLAPGQSLALVGENGSGKTSLIKLLTRLYTPDEGRILLDGSDLQEWDEHALQQRIGVIFQDYIRYQMSVGENLGVGDVEALHDEARWRAAATQGVAAEFIERLSKSYATPLGRWLGGQELSGGQWQKVALSRAYMRQEADLLILDEPTAALDAGAEAAVFEHFREHAKGRMTLLISHRFSSVRNADHIIVLGNGRILEEGNHSQLMAAHGRYAELFDVQAQGYR, from the coding sequence ATGGTGCTGTTGAACCGATTGAGCGTGTTTTCCATCCAGGCGCGCCGGGCTCTGGGGTTGGTGTGGGGCACGTCGCGGCCACTGTTCACGGGCCTGTTGCTGGCCACGATCATTGCCGGGCTGTTGCCGGCGTTGGCTGCCTGGATCGGCCAGCGCATTGTCGATGGCGTGGTCCACGCCATGCAGATTCATGCCGCTGGCAGCCAGGCACCCGTCTGGCCGGTGATGCGCTACGTGCTGGCCGAGGCGGGAGTGCTGGCGCTGCTGGCCGCCGCGCAGCGTGCATTGTCGATGCAACAATCGTTGTTGCGGGTGCAGTTGGGGGTAAGGGTCAACCTGATGATTCTGGAGAAAGCCCAGACCCTTTCACTGCTGCAATTTGAAGACGCTGAGTTTCACGACAAACTGGTGCGCGTGCGCCAGGGCGCTTCGACCCGGCCGCTGAGCCTGGTGACAAAGGGCTTGGGCCTGGTGCAAAACCTCATCTCGCTGATCAGCTTTGCCGTGCTGCTGGTGCATTTTTCGCCGTGGGCCCTGGTGATTCTGGTGGTCGGCGCGTTGCCGGTGTTCTTCGCCGAGACGCATTTTTCGGGCAATGCGTTCCGCCTGTTCCACCGGCGCGCGCCTGAGACCCGCCAGCAGAATTACCTGGAATCGCTGCTGTCCCACGAAGCCCATGCCAAGGAGGTCAAGCTGTTTGGCTTGGCGCCGCTGTTCCTCAAGCGTTACCGCGACAACGCCCAGCGCTTGTACACGGAGGACCGTCAGTTGACGGTGCGCCGCGATGCCTGGGGCTTGGCCTTGGGCCTGCTGGGCACCGCGGCGTTTTACCTGGCTTACGCCTGGGTGGTGCTGGACACCGTGCAAGGCCAGACAACTCTGGGCCAGATGACCATGTACATCGTGTTGTTCAAACAAGGCCAAAGCGCGATCACCGCCAGCCTCAGCGCGATTGCCGGCCTGTATGACGACAGTTTGTTCCTGTCGGACCTTTATGAGTACCTGCTAACCCCGGTGACAGTGCCGCGCGGCCGGCTTACCCAAGGAGCGAATCCCGGCGATGGCTTGCGCTGCGAGCAGGTAGGGTTCCGCTACCCCGGCGCTGAACAGCCGGCATTGAGTCACATCAACCTGCACCTGGCGCCGGGGCAAAGCCTGGCGCTGGTCGGTGAGAATGGCTCGGGCAAGACCAGCCTGATCAAACTGCTGACGCGTCTTTACACACCGGACGAGGGCCGCATCCTGCTGGACGGCAGCGACCTGCAGGAGTGGGATGAACACGCACTGCAACAACGCATCGGGGTGATTTTCCAGGACTACATCCGCTACCAGATGAGCGTCGGTGAGAACCTCGGGGTGGGCGACGTCGAGGCGTTGCACGACGAGGCTCGCTGGCGCGCGGCGGCGACTCAAGGGGTGGCTGCCGAATTCATCGAGCGCCTGAGTAAGTCCTATGCAACGCCATTGGGGCGCTGGCTTGGCGGGCAGGAACTGTCTGGCGGGCAATGGCAGAAAGTCGCCTTGTCACGTGCTTATATGCGTCAGGAGGCAGACCTGCTGATTCTTGATGAGCCCACGGCCGCGCTGGATGCCGGCGCGGAGGCGGCAGTGTTCGAGCACTTCCGTGAACATGCCAAGGGCCGCATGACCCTGTTGATTTCGCACCGATTCTCCAGCGTGCGCAATGCAGACCACATCATCGTGCTGGGCAATGGGCGAATCCTGGAGGAGGGCAACCATAGCCAGCTGATGGCTGCACACGGGCGTTATGCCGAGTTATTCGATGTTCAGGCGCAGGGTTATCGCTAG
- a CDS encoding ABC transporter permease, which yields MSRYLIGRVGQALLVLWGAYSITYFILYLLPGDTLSIMLSASGMEADSLSVADLAKARAYYGLDKGLFEQYVDLLLGALHGDFGQSLSLNRPVAELLAERLPQTLSLAGLAIVLSLVGGIGLAYLTAYIRWQPLKKALARLPSLGFSVPVFWMGLLLIQVFAFGLGWFPATGSRGFESLVLPAITLAIPSAAVYAQVLQRSFQGVWQEAYIVTAYAKGLSRGQVQARHGFRNAALPILTLIGLQVGNTVSGAVLVETIFARSGIGRLAQEAVLRQDIPVVLAIVAVSAAAFVLVNLLVDLLYPWLDPRISHTPKVS from the coding sequence ATGAGCCGCTACCTGATCGGTCGCGTCGGCCAGGCGCTGCTGGTGCTATGGGGCGCCTATAGCATCACCTATTTCATCCTGTACCTGCTGCCGGGCGACACACTGTCGATCATGCTCAGTGCCTCGGGCATGGAGGCCGATTCGCTGTCGGTGGCCGACCTGGCCAAGGCGCGGGCCTACTACGGCCTGGACAAGGGCCTGTTCGAGCAATATGTCGACCTGCTGTTGGGCGCATTGCACGGTGACTTCGGCCAATCCCTGTCGCTCAACCGCCCGGTGGCCGAGTTGCTCGCCGAGCGCTTGCCGCAAACCCTGTCCCTGGCCGGCCTGGCGATTGTGCTGTCGCTGGTCGGCGGCATCGGCCTGGCCTACCTGACGGCCTACATCCGCTGGCAACCGCTGAAAAAAGCCCTGGCCCGCCTGCCCTCCCTGGGGTTTTCGGTGCCGGTGTTCTGGATGGGCCTGTTGCTGATCCAGGTGTTCGCCTTCGGTCTTGGCTGGTTCCCCGCCACCGGCAGCCGCGGCTTTGAAAGCCTGGTGCTGCCGGCGATCACCCTGGCCATTCCGAGTGCGGCGGTGTACGCCCAAGTGCTGCAGCGCAGCTTCCAGGGGGTGTGGCAGGAGGCGTATATCGTCACCGCCTACGCCAAGGGCCTGAGCCGTGGCCAGGTGCAGGCGCGCCATGGGTTCAGGAACGCTGCGCTGCCGATCCTCACGTTGATCGGCCTGCAAGTGGGCAACACGGTGTCCGGGGCGGTGCTGGTGGAAACCATCTTCGCCCGCTCCGGCATCGGCCGCCTGGCTCAGGAGGCCGTGCTGCGCCAGGACATCCCGGTGGTGCTGGCGATTGTCGCGGTGTCGGCGGCAGCGTTTGTGTTGGTCAACCTGCTGGTGGACCTGCTTTACCCGTGGCTCGACCCGCGTATCTCCCACACGCCAAAGGTGTCCTAG